One part of the Candidatus Methylomirabilota bacterium genome encodes these proteins:
- a CDS encoding acyl-CoA dehydrogenase family protein has protein sequence MTFVLTDDQKALKTAVYELCKQYPAEYWRDLDTRREYPEAFVNELTKAGYLAVLIPEEYGGGGLGIMEAALILETIARAGGNPAACHAQMYIMGTVLRHGSAEQKKQYLPKIATGELRLQAFGVTEPNAGSDTTKLQTTAVRKGDHYVVNGQKMFISRVLQSDLMLLLARTTPVEQVKKKTDGLSVFLIDIRELQGKGLDVRPLKMMMNHSTNALFFDNMEIPAASLIGQEGKGFSYILDGMNAERILVASDSLGDARWFIEKAVAYAGQRVIFGKPIGANQGVQFPIAKAHVNIEAADLMRTKAARMFDAGIPCGGEANMAKYLASEAAIEAGNACMDAHGGYGFAEEYDIERKFRESRLYRAAPINNNLVLAFVGEHVLGMPRSY, from the coding sequence ATGACCTTTGTCCTCACCGACGACCAGAAGGCGCTGAAGACCGCGGTCTACGAGCTCTGCAAGCAGTATCCCGCCGAGTACTGGCGCGACCTCGACACGCGGCGCGAATACCCCGAGGCCTTCGTCAACGAGCTGACCAAGGCCGGCTACCTGGCCGTGCTCATCCCCGAGGAGTACGGCGGCGGCGGGCTGGGGATCATGGAGGCCGCCCTGATTCTCGAGACGATCGCGCGCGCGGGCGGCAACCCGGCGGCGTGCCACGCCCAGATGTACATCATGGGCACGGTGCTCCGGCACGGCTCCGCGGAGCAGAAGAAGCAGTACCTGCCCAAGATCGCCACCGGCGAGCTGCGCCTGCAGGCCTTCGGGGTCACCGAGCCCAACGCGGGCTCCGACACCACCAAGCTGCAGACCACCGCGGTCCGCAAGGGCGACCACTACGTGGTCAACGGCCAGAAGATGTTCATCTCGCGGGTCCTGCAGTCCGACCTCATGCTGCTGCTCGCCAGGACCACCCCGGTGGAGCAGGTCAAGAAGAAGACGGACGGGCTCAGCGTGTTCCTCATCGACATCCGCGAGCTCCAGGGCAAAGGGCTCGACGTGCGCCCGCTCAAGATGATGATGAACCACTCGACCAACGCGCTGTTCTTCGACAACATGGAGATTCCCGCAGCCAGCCTCATCGGCCAGGAGGGCAAGGGCTTCTCCTACATCCTCGACGGCATGAACGCCGAGCGCATCCTGGTCGCCTCCGACTCGCTGGGCGACGCGCGCTGGTTCATCGAGAAAGCGGTGGCCTACGCCGGCCAGCGGGTGATCTTCGGCAAGCCCATCGGCGCCAACCAGGGCGTGCAGTTCCCGATCGCCAAGGCGCACGTCAACATCGAGGCCGCCGACCTCATGCGCACCAAGGCCGCCCGCATGTTCGACGCGGGCATCCCCTGCGGCGGCGAGGCCAACATGGCCAAGTACCTGGCCTCCGAGGCGGCCATCGAGGCGGGCAACGCGTGCATGGACGCGCACGGCGGCTACGGCTTCGCGGAGGAGTACGACATCGAGCGGAAGTTCCGGGAGTCGCGGCTCTATCGCGCCGCGCCCATCAACAACAACCTGGTGCTGGCCTTCGTCGGGGAGCACGTCCTCGGCATGCCCCGCTCCTATTGA
- a CDS encoding GNAT family protein — protein sequence MLGPILEGERVRLEPPRPEYLPVYQRWFADMEVTRYLLYRFPFTAKAEEEWLEQVGKDPNQVMWAIVLRHNGKLIGNTSIEKIDWRNRRGETGIVIGEKEEWGKGCAGESMRLRTRYGFRELGLESLTTHVVIANRGSRRGLERAGYRQCGVRRHYYFIDGRWHDVWMGEVLRDEWEATQETTR from the coding sequence ATGCTGGGTCCGATCCTCGAGGGCGAGCGCGTCCGGCTCGAGCCGCCGCGGCCGGAGTACCTCCCGGTCTATCAGCGATGGTTCGCCGACATGGAGGTGACGCGATACCTGCTCTACCGGTTCCCGTTCACCGCGAAGGCCGAGGAGGAGTGGCTGGAGCAGGTCGGAAAGGACCCGAACCAGGTGATGTGGGCGATCGTCCTACGACACAACGGCAAGCTGATCGGCAACACCTCGATCGAGAAGATCGACTGGCGCAACCGGCGCGGCGAGACCGGCATCGTGATCGGCGAGAAGGAGGAGTGGGGCAAGGGCTGCGCGGGCGAGTCGATGCGGCTGCGGACGCGCTACGGCTTCCGCGAGCTGGGCCTGGAGAGCCTCACCACCCACGTGGTGATCGCGAACCGGGGCAGCCGCCGCGGGCTGGAGCGCGCCGGGTACCGCCAGTGCGGGGTCCGGAGACACTACTACTTCATCGACGGCCGCTGGCACGACGTGTGGATGGGTGAGGTGCTACGAGACGAGTGGGAAGCGACCCAGGAGACGACACGATGA
- a CDS encoding hydroxymethylglutaryl-CoA lyase translates to MKLPKRVTICEVGTRDGFQIEPEFIPTADKIDVVNRLAAAGMPRIEVTSFVSPKAVPQLKDAAEVMAAIVRRPNTIYSALVPNDKGAVRAVDAGVDEIHTVVSASESHNLANVNMTIGESLTKLAAVAEVARRAEVPVVSGISCSFGCPFEGAVPVDHLESVVARLVDTGARGIGLADTTGMANPAQVARVLERLMPRFPGVEWTLHTHDTRAMAIPNILAAMEMGVTCFDASIGGLGGCPFAPGASGNVCTEDLIHCLHAMGVETGVDLDALIATSKRVQEIVGRSLPGQLVKAGKWDRRYPLPDGVRERIPARS, encoded by the coding sequence ATGAAGCTCCCGAAGCGGGTGACGATCTGCGAGGTGGGAACGCGGGACGGGTTCCAGATCGAGCCGGAGTTCATCCCGACCGCGGACAAGATCGACGTGGTCAACCGGCTGGCCGCGGCGGGCATGCCGCGGATCGAGGTGACCTCGTTCGTCTCGCCCAAGGCCGTCCCGCAGCTGAAGGACGCCGCCGAGGTCATGGCCGCGATCGTGCGCCGGCCCAACACCATCTACTCGGCGCTGGTGCCCAACGACAAGGGCGCGGTGCGCGCGGTGGACGCCGGCGTCGACGAGATCCACACCGTGGTGTCGGCGAGCGAGAGCCACAACCTGGCCAACGTGAACATGACGATCGGCGAGTCGCTCACCAAGCTCGCCGCGGTGGCCGAGGTGGCCCGCCGGGCCGAGGTCCCGGTGGTCTCGGGCATCTCGTGCTCCTTCGGCTGCCCCTTCGAGGGCGCGGTGCCGGTCGACCACCTGGAGTCGGTGGTGGCGCGCCTGGTGGACACGGGCGCCCGCGGCATCGGGCTGGCCGACACGACCGGCATGGCCAACCCGGCGCAGGTGGCCCGCGTGCTGGAGCGCCTGATGCCGCGCTTCCCGGGCGTGGAGTGGACGCTCCATACCCACGACACTCGCGCGATGGCCATTCCCAACATCCTGGCCGCGATGGAGATGGGGGTGACCTGCTTCGACGCCTCCATCGGCGGACTCGGCGGTTGCCCGTTTGCTCCCGGCGCCTCCGGCAACGTGTGCACCGAGGACCTGATCCACTGCCTGCACGCGATGGGCGTCGAGACCGGCGTCGACCTGGACGCGCTGATCGCCACGTCGAAGCGGGTGCAGGAGATCGTGGGCCGCTCGCTGCCGGGCCAGCTCGTGAAGGCGGGCAAGTGGGACCGACGCTACCCGCTGCCCGACGGCGTCCGCGAGAGGATCCCCGCTCGCTCATGA
- a CDS encoding class I SAM-dependent methyltransferase, with product MTKTAQRMLRLMDRAVTEWTLPVIGREKGRVLRRLLLKHRPRRAIEVGSLFGYSAILVAGHLPPGGRLICVEQNPYLARFVKLNAETAGLGKRVKVVVGDALRVLPLLRGPVDFLLIDANKEDYLDYLRAVEPRLVRGALIVADNTGMYRRDVKAYLDHVRTDPRYQSREHDFGFDCMEVSAVRG from the coding sequence ATGACCAAGACCGCCCAGCGCATGCTGCGATTGATGGACAGAGCCGTCACCGAATGGACCCTCCCCGTCATCGGCCGCGAGAAGGGCCGCGTGCTGCGCCGTCTCCTCCTCAAGCACCGGCCGCGGCGGGCCATCGAGGTCGGCTCGCTCTTCGGCTATTCCGCGATCCTGGTGGCCGGCCACCTGCCGCCGGGCGGGCGGCTCATCTGCGTGGAGCAGAATCCCTACCTTGCCAGGTTCGTGAAGCTCAACGCGGAGACCGCGGGCCTGGGCAAGCGGGTGAAAGTGGTGGTGGGCGACGCCCTGCGGGTGCTGCCGCTGCTGCGGGGGCCCGTCGACTTCCTGCTGATCGACGCGAACAAGGAAGACTACCTCGACTATCTGCGCGCGGTCGAGCCGCGGCTGGTCCGGGGCGCCCTCATCGTGGCCGACAACACCGGCATGTACCGCCGCGACGTGAAGGCGTATCTCGATCACGTGCGCACCGATCCGCGCTACCAGAGCCGCGAGCACGACTTCGGCTTCGACTGCATGGAAGTCTCGGCGGTCCGCGGTTAG
- a CDS encoding GNAT family N-acetyltransferase, which yields MSMIDLLDADAARREQPALIALLRDVVDDGGSVGFLPPLSADDAREYWESVAVAVKGGGRLLWVAREDGALLGTVQLDLEKRANGSHRAELIKLMVHTRARRRGVGRALMRAAQDEARRRGRRTLVLDTRQGDPSEALYRSLGWTFAGAIPQYARSANGELHATALYYLLLGD from the coding sequence ATGTCGATGATCGATCTCCTGGATGCCGACGCGGCCCGCCGCGAGCAGCCTGCGCTGATCGCGCTCCTGCGCGACGTGGTGGACGACGGCGGCTCGGTGGGCTTCCTGCCGCCGCTGTCCGCGGACGACGCGCGCGAGTACTGGGAGAGCGTCGCGGTCGCGGTCAAGGGCGGCGGGCGGCTCCTGTGGGTGGCGCGCGAGGACGGCGCCCTCCTGGGCACCGTCCAGCTCGATCTGGAGAAGCGCGCGAACGGCAGCCACCGCGCCGAGCTGATCAAGCTGATGGTCCACACGCGCGCGCGCCGCCGCGGGGTCGGGCGCGCCCTGATGCGGGCCGCCCAGGACGAGGCGCGCCGCCGCGGGCGCCGTACCCTCGTGCTCGACACGCGGCAGGGCGATCCGTCGGAGGCCCTCTACCGCTCGCTCGGCTGGACCTTCGCGGGCGCCATCCCGCAGTACGCGCGCAGCGCCAACGGCGAGCTGCACGCCACCGCGCTCTACTACCTGCTGCTCGGAGACTGA
- a CDS encoding DUF169 domain-containing protein yields MSTATYDWDAIVNGLNQYLRLRSIPIGMKLFETVEEMEAIPKIRRPKAKHTTDQIVAQARQLGWTVGITMADLVGAQCGAVIGLSPQDDEWLSGKRMAGVWFKTREDASLHQHAMDCVPYGRYKAMAVAPLTSGRLNPPDICLIYGTPGQMIFFINGLQWTGYKKMSFTSVGESACADSWGKALKTGEPALTIPCYAERRYGGVADDEMLMATPPRFLPKVIDGLAALSKNGLRYPIPPFGIQSDAAAGLAVSYPSPGSRS; encoded by the coding sequence ATGAGCACCGCGACCTACGACTGGGACGCCATCGTCAACGGCCTGAACCAGTACCTGCGCCTGCGCTCGATCCCGATCGGCATGAAGCTGTTCGAGACGGTGGAGGAGATGGAGGCCATCCCCAAGATCCGCCGCCCCAAGGCCAAGCACACCACCGACCAGATCGTGGCCCAGGCCCGGCAGCTCGGCTGGACGGTGGGCATCACCATGGCCGATCTGGTCGGCGCTCAGTGCGGCGCGGTGATCGGCCTGTCGCCGCAGGACGACGAATGGCTCTCGGGCAAGCGGATGGCCGGCGTCTGGTTCAAGACCCGGGAGGACGCGAGCCTGCACCAGCACGCGATGGACTGCGTGCCCTACGGCCGCTACAAGGCGATGGCGGTGGCGCCGCTGACCTCCGGCCGCCTGAACCCGCCCGACATCTGCCTGATCTACGGCACGCCCGGCCAGATGATCTTCTTCATCAACGGGCTGCAGTGGACCGGCTACAAGAAGATGTCGTTCACCTCCGTGGGCGAATCGGCGTGCGCGGACTCGTGGGGCAAGGCGCTCAAGACCGGGGAGCCCGCGCTGACCATCCCCTGCTACGCGGAGCGCCGCTACGGCGGCGTCGCCGACGACGAGATGCTGATGGCGACGCCGCCCCGCTTCCTGCCCAAGGTGATCGACGGGCTCGCCGCGCTGAGCAAGAACGGCCTGCGCTATCCGATCCCGCCGTTCGGCATCCAGTCCGACGCGGCGGCGGGGCTGGCGGTGAGCTACCCGAGCCCCGGCAGCCGTTCGTGA